One Camelina sativa cultivar DH55 chromosome 3, Cs, whole genome shotgun sequence genomic window carries:
- the LOC104778451 gene encoding uridine kinase-like protein 3 isoform X1: MASNSAVDIIETSSKVHFSGFHRMDGLVSIISDQLAEEEEHGQPFVIGVAGGAASGKTTVCDMIMQQLHDQRAVVVNQDSFYHNVNEEELARVHDYNFDHPDAFDTEQLLSSMEKLRKGQAVDIPNYDFKSYKNNVFPPRRVNPSDVIILEGILIFHDPRVRDLMNMKIFVDADADVRLARRIKRDTVEKGRDIATVLDQYSKFVKPAFEDFILPTKKYADIIIPRGGDNHVAIDLIVQHIHTKLGQHDLCKIYPNLYVIQSTFQIRGMHTLIRDSKTTKHDFIFYSDRLIRLVVEHGLGHLPFTEKQVVTPTGSVYSGVDFCKRLCGVSVIRSGESMENALRACCKGIKIGKILIHREGDNGQQLIYEKLPSDISERHVLLLDPILGTGNSAVQAIRLLISKGVPESNIIFLNLISAPQGVNVVCKKFPRIKIVTSEIDNGLNDEFRVVPGMGEFGDRYFGTDDE; the protein is encoded by the exons ATGGCTTCAAATTCGGCTGTTGATATAATAGAGACATCTTCCAAGGTTCATTTCTCTGGCTTTCATCGAATGGATGGTTTAGTTTCGATTATATCAGATCAATTGGCTGAGGAAGAGGAACATGGCCAACCTTTTGTGATCG GAGTTGCTGGTGGAGCAGCGTCCGGTAAAACTACTGTTTGCGATATGATTATGCAGCAACTGCATGATCAGAGAGCTGTTGTTGTAAATCAG GATTCTTTCTACCATAATGTAAATGAAGAGGAGCTTGCAAGAGTTCATGATTACAATTTTGACCATCCTG ACGCTTTCGATACGGAGCAATTATTGTCTTCCATGGAGAAGTTAAGAAAAGGACAAGCAGTAGATATTCCCAActatgactttaaaagttacaAGAACAATGTTTTTCCACCTAGAAGG GTAAACCCTTCTGATGTTATAATTCTGGAAGGGATACTCATTTTCCATGACCCTCGGGTGCGAGATTTGATGAACATGAAGATATTTGTAGATGCAG ATGCTGATGTGCGTTTAGCTAGAAGGATTAAACGTGATACTGTTGAGAAGGGCAGAGATATTGCCACTGTTCTTGACCAG TACTCAAAATTTGTGAAGCCAGCATTTGAGGATTTCATTCTACCAACAAAGAAATACGCAGATATCATAATTCCCCGAGGAGGTGATAACCATGTTGCTATTGATTTGATTGTGCAACACATCCACACGAAGCTCGGTCAACATGACCTCTGTAAAATCTATCCAAAtctttatgttattcaatcaactTTTCAG ATACGTGGGATGCACACTCTAATCCGAGACTCTAAAACAACAAAGCATGACTTCATCTTCTACTCCGATCGATTGATTCGTTTG GTCGTTGAGCACGGCCTCGGGCACCTTCCCTTTACAGAAAAGCAAGTGGTCACTCCCACAG GATCTGTGTATTCTGGTGTGGACTTCTGTAAGAGGCTGTGTGGCGTCTCAGTTATCAGAAG CGGCGAGAGTATGGAGAATGCTTTAAGAGCATGCTGCAAAGGAATCAAAATTGGAAAGATTCTGATTCACAGAGAAGGGGACAACGGTCAACAG CTTATCTACGAGAAGCTACCCTCAGACATTTCGGAAAGGCATGTGCTTTTGCTAGACCCAATCCTGGGGACAG gaAACTCGGCAGTTCAAGCGATAAGACTGCTCATAAGCAAAGGCGTGCCTGAGTCCAACATCATATTTCTCAATCTCATATCT GCACCTCAAGGAGTAAATGTGGTGTGCAAAAAGTTCCCAAGGATAAAGATTGTGACTTCTGAGATAGACAACGGTTTGAATGATGAATTCCGAGTTGTTCCCGGTATGGGGGAGTTTGGAGACCGCTACTTTGGGACGGATGATGAGTGA
- the LOC104778451 gene encoding uridine kinase-like protein 3 isoform X2 produces MKRSLQEFMITILTILVNAFDTEQLLSSMEKLRKGQAVDIPNYDFKSYKNNVFPPRRVNPSDVIILEGILIFHDPRVRDLMNMKIFVDADADVRLARRIKRDTVEKGRDIATVLDQYSKFVKPAFEDFILPTKKYADIIIPRGGDNHVAIDLIVQHIHTKLGQHDLCKIYPNLYVIQSTFQIRGMHTLIRDSKTTKHDFIFYSDRLIRLVVEHGLGHLPFTEKQVVTPTGSVYSGVDFCKRLCGVSVIRSGESMENALRACCKGIKIGKILIHREGDNGQQLIYEKLPSDISERHVLLLDPILGTGNSAVQAIRLLISKGVPESNIIFLNLISAPQGVNVVCKKFPRIKIVTSEIDNGLNDEFRVVPGMGEFGDRYFGTDDE; encoded by the exons ATGAAGAGGAGCTTGCAAGAGTTCATGATTACAATTTTGACCATCCTGGTTA ACGCTTTCGATACGGAGCAATTATTGTCTTCCATGGAGAAGTTAAGAAAAGGACAAGCAGTAGATATTCCCAActatgactttaaaagttacaAGAACAATGTTTTTCCACCTAGAAGG GTAAACCCTTCTGATGTTATAATTCTGGAAGGGATACTCATTTTCCATGACCCTCGGGTGCGAGATTTGATGAACATGAAGATATTTGTAGATGCAG ATGCTGATGTGCGTTTAGCTAGAAGGATTAAACGTGATACTGTTGAGAAGGGCAGAGATATTGCCACTGTTCTTGACCAG TACTCAAAATTTGTGAAGCCAGCATTTGAGGATTTCATTCTACCAACAAAGAAATACGCAGATATCATAATTCCCCGAGGAGGTGATAACCATGTTGCTATTGATTTGATTGTGCAACACATCCACACGAAGCTCGGTCAACATGACCTCTGTAAAATCTATCCAAAtctttatgttattcaatcaactTTTCAG ATACGTGGGATGCACACTCTAATCCGAGACTCTAAAACAACAAAGCATGACTTCATCTTCTACTCCGATCGATTGATTCGTTTG GTCGTTGAGCACGGCCTCGGGCACCTTCCCTTTACAGAAAAGCAAGTGGTCACTCCCACAG GATCTGTGTATTCTGGTGTGGACTTCTGTAAGAGGCTGTGTGGCGTCTCAGTTATCAGAAG CGGCGAGAGTATGGAGAATGCTTTAAGAGCATGCTGCAAAGGAATCAAAATTGGAAAGATTCTGATTCACAGAGAAGGGGACAACGGTCAACAG CTTATCTACGAGAAGCTACCCTCAGACATTTCGGAAAGGCATGTGCTTTTGCTAGACCCAATCCTGGGGACAG gaAACTCGGCAGTTCAAGCGATAAGACTGCTCATAAGCAAAGGCGTGCCTGAGTCCAACATCATATTTCTCAATCTCATATCT GCACCTCAAGGAGTAAATGTGGTGTGCAAAAAGTTCCCAAGGATAAAGATTGTGACTTCTGAGATAGACAACGGTTTGAATGATGAATTCCGAGTTGTTCCCGGTATGGGGGAGTTTGGAGACCGCTACTTTGGGACGGATGATGAGTGA
- the LOC104778447 gene encoding protein BOLA1, chloroplastic-like — protein MLFSTMFSSSIRLIVSGFHRTETLKSPLNPTSVFVSAPKFFNSESNSMGPGSRSVAMSSAEKTGSGSGAIESRASRMREKLQKELEPVELVIEDVSYQHAGHAGMKGRTDGETHFNVKIVSKGFQGMNLVKRHRLVYDLLREELDTGLHALSIVSKTPSESPPP, from the coding sequence atgTTGTTTTCGACAATGTTTTCATCTTCGATTAGGTTAATCGTATCTGGGTTCCACCGGactgaaaccctaaaatcgccGTTAAATCCTACGAGCGTCTTCGTCTCCGCACCTAAATTCTTCAATTCAGAGTCGAATTCGATGGGACCTGGTTCGAGATCCGTCGCGATGAGCAGCGCTGAGAAAACCGGGTCGGGTTCGGGGGCAATCGAGAGTCGAGCGAGCAGGATGAGAGAGAAGCTTCAGAAAGAGCTCGAACCAGTGGAGTTAGTGATCGAAGATGTCTCGTATCAGCACGCTGGTCACGCCGGGATGAAAGGTAGAACCGACGGAGAGACGCATTTCAACGTGAAGATCGTTTCGAAAGGGTTCCAAGGTATGAATCTGGTGAAGAGGCATAGGTTAGTCTACGATTTGCTCAGGGAAGAGCTGGATACTGGATTACACGCTCTTTCTATAGTCTCTAAGACCCCGTCTGAGTCTCCTCCTCCTTAA